gcagagctgccctgggaaCATGGGATGACTCCCATTGGGCtttgcatccttcaggttagccttttcctttgggtgactccacttttggaggaagttttggaaacctccattcactatCCACCCtgaggcacccagtgacccagagatgcccggTCCTCTCCCGGTGGCTTCAGATCCCCTGTCAGAAGGTCGgacatctttgaccagccctgtcctatgtgagagagcctcaagcagaagccttttgactgtccaggatctccatggcattgggcaccagtaaagtgaaggctcactccagccctcattccctcacacatcaagccatgcccttgtccccctaagccaatgcagcacccaagcccaacagcagggccttttagcctgcaattccctgagcgtattctgcactcctctgtggaaagaagagcccaagctgcacacgctgcacgcaggcaatcccctttatttacagacatgccacaaaggaggccagcattggcgcagtgatagactcattgagagaaggcctttgggccagacagactggcttcagcctcttgagaagaaggataaaagcaaacatttctgatcaCGATTATAAcaagtacaatgcccaaaggacacaagtttcctgagatcacttggagaaaccttgtgaagagagatgggcagcttatttctgctgaaatactacttctcgaatcaggttcttcagggcattcttgagttccttgttcctcatgctgtagatgatggggttcactgctggaggtaccactgagtaaAGAACTGTCACGACCAGATCcaaggatgaggaggagatggaggggggcttcaggtaggcaaacatggcagtgctgacaaacagggagaccacggccaggtgagggaggcacgtggagaaggttttgtgccacccctgctcagaggggatcctcaacacagccctgaagatatgcacataggacagcacgatgGAAATAAAACACCCAAAAGCTACTGAAAGGCTAAACTCtataagcccaacttccctgaggtaggtttgtgagcaggagagcttgaggatctgtggggtttcacagaagaactggtccacagcattgcccttgcagaggggcagtgaaaatgtattggcagtgtgcagcagagcagtgagaaacccactgccccaggcagctgctgccatgtggacacaagctctgctgcccaggagggtcccgtagtgcaggggttggcagatggcaacatagcggtcataggccatgatggtgagaagataaAATTCTGCTGATAtcaaaaacacaaagagaaagagctgggcagcacatcctgagtaggagatgaccttggtgtcccagagggaattgaccatggatttgggaacagtggtggagatggtacccaggtcaaggatggagaggttgaggaggaagaagtacatgggggtgtggaggcggtggtcgcaggctatggccgtgatgatgaggccattgcccagcagggcagccaggtagatgcccaggaagagccagaagtgcaagagctgcagctcccgcgtgtctgcgaaggccaggaggaggaagtgggtgatggagctggtgttggacatctgctgcctctgggcatgggggactgtccaagagggaaaagacagtgacaagttaggatagacttctctgagcaaaatcaaagccatttctcataggaaccCCCcaaaagtgtctctctccattcaggaagacctttggcaggtcccttgcacgagctctggttggtgctggctgagggtgccccagggagccgcaggctctgctctgggctctggaggagtcagtcctgccccacagcaatagggaaacaggaacatgatctcagattaaatccactcgtgatatcaaagagcttctcagcattgtcgctgccaattcacctgcctgcagagcagagctgtggggttttggtttgtgccttctggtctggttgctccaacacagctgagcagtgtttctgatgcagaaatcccgggcatttctgctgcactgcaagtgaaatcgtgtgggtcctgagaggcaaagggactgtccctcagtgcagagtgaggacagccgctctgtccatcagccctgatctcagctgccctgtgctggcagctccttcagctggaggactatggcactcgtgtgttccccccaaaagaaacgggacagtgctgggagcagaggaatccacgttctgagtgcacatctccaaagccctcaccccattgtacctgaggaggatctcagctcttccctcccaaccacggacacagagggctcctcacagctgcccacatacagccacccagcagcatttcaatggccttagcaccgaggtggcttctccatggggctcctgcatgacatagagatgccccgggagagctttgccctactggcaggcagcctgcagcccagcaggacctcccaaggaaagactcaactctcctacatttcctgtgtcctggagggagggtgagatgtgtgccagctgcacaccctgcagtacccagagccccaaaggttaacagggtgcgagttggatgcttttcctccacggacatatgggcatgacagtagacacagcgttggtgtctgagctgcacttgaatcctcaccccccacagcagtgagtgtcaccgtaagaacaagggcgtcagggagaagaggagaacgtgccaaagcTCCCCTGCTTCATGTcatgtccatgacatgaagggcaaaggctctgctgtgtgagtgaggagagcagggggttgctccagggaaagcatctgcactgcagggatggcagggaggtgcctgaacccctcctgccatggcctttctgggagcagttctctcttcctcgctgcccatggctctgctgcctggagctcttcttggcgaggacctgtttctctgccctcacctctcctccctcttcatgctcacagagcccatccgccctgctgcgtgctcagctctgccctgcagacacctcctggcagcagggcactgcccagggacatgtctgtgtgtgcaggggctgaagagcagctcaggcaagtcctaatgagaactggggtctcattgcctactccagagcagagcaatcaattcccatctcccactgcccacccagacaaccaggggagaaaactcaaagcacacacttcttccctttcaggtaatcccctaccttgacacccatctttaacatgaccctctgcaaatgtcctctgggtgatggagaagcctgagcagccctgactcACGCTGCACcttctggacagcagaaggaccctgccctgccggggctcactccttccacccacagcttctccccacagcgtcgtggggagctccccgggcaggctgagtgctgaccctggcaggcggcagagtccctgtcctggtgctcagccccctggggcgcagggaccctgctcggaaggacagccctggccacccgtGCCTGCACACATGCCTTCaccccctggagcagtgcccgggagaaggcagccatCATGCCCTGTCCTTCTGAcagtgcagcagggaagccctgctctgcagcacctcctcctcctctacagcagggaagctgagagagtcctcctgaaagatcatagttgctgtggcatgtaccagcttttggatatccctccaggaacagcagctacattgtcctgcacccaggcacttaccatgtagagggctgtgaagatctctccctgcagtgagctctcagcatcctcccactccagactgcctttacgctctctctgcctcgctccctcccctcgcttcctgcaggcagtgccctcagccctgctgcgctttgcaaaggagctgctcctgggcagagctgtctctctgcagcactgcccacttgccaggagctccctccttccaggagcccagcccagctcagcagcagaggaccagcccaaggcagcacttgctctgcccctcgcggctccctcgaggggtccctggggctccaggggaacctgctgggaaacagcctgaagtcatccctgatcttccctcccttagctgtgcagagacacttacttctcctctcaggaaaagacttgggcatgagaatcccctttctttgtcccagcattagacaggactcccaggaaggtgacaagcaaagacctaatttctccaagctgggggatatcctcacgtgaatgaaataggcatttcagtgt
The nucleotide sequence above comes from Calonectris borealis unplaced genomic scaffold, bCalBor7.hap1.2 HAP1_SCAFFOLD_49, whole genome shotgun sequence. Encoded proteins:
- the LOC142076434 gene encoding olfactory receptor 14J1-like, with the translated sequence MSNTSSITHFLLLAFADTRELQLLHFWLFLGIYLAALLGNGLIITAIACDHRLHTPMYFFLLNLSILDLGTISTTVPKSMVNSLWDTKVISYSGCAAQLFLFVFLISAEFYLLTIMAYDRYVAICQPLHYGTLLGSRACVHMAAAAWGSGFLTALLHTANTFSLPLCKGNAVDQFFCETPQILKLSCSQTYLREVGLIEFSLSVAFGCFISIVLSYVHIFRAVLRIPSEQGWHKTFSTCLPHLAVVSLFVSTAMFAYLKPPSISSSSLDLVVTVLYSVVPPAVNPIIYSMRNKELKNALKNLIREVVFQQK